One Melanotaenia boesemani isolate fMelBoe1 chromosome 8, fMelBoe1.pri, whole genome shotgun sequence DNA segment encodes these proteins:
- the vapal gene encoding VAMP (vesicle-associated membrane protein)-associated protein A, like produces MSKLDQVLILDPPSDLRFKGPFTDVVTTNLKLKNPSDRRVCFKVKTTAPRRYCVRPNSGVIDAGATVTISVMLQPFEYDPNEKSKHKFMVQTIFAPPNVSDMDSLWRDANPDDLMDSKLRCVFELPSENDKVNDLEATRAAPVMNSVKAEPTLAAVPVAPTVDDTEMKKVLEKCKRLQVEINKLTEENRQLKEDGIRMRKMPRSDHMTSNSTNLLGRETSAAFLPSLLVVIAAIFMGFFLGKFIL; encoded by the exons ATGTCCAAGTTGGATCAGGTCCTCATCCTCGACCCTCCCTCAGACCTCAGATTTAAAG GTCCTTTCACAGATGTAGTCACCACTAACCTCAAATTGAAGAACCCTTCTGACAGAAGAGTTTGCTTCAAAGTGAAAACAACAGCACCACGCAGGTACTGTGTACGGCCAAATAGCGGAGTCATTGATGCAGGAGCAACTGTCACCATTTCAG TTATGCTACAACCCTTTGAGTATGATCCTAATGAGAAAAGTAAGCACAAATTCATGGTGCAAACTATTTTTGCTCCACCAAATGTTTCAGACATGGATTCCTTG TGGAGAGATGCAAATCCTGATGATCTCATGGATTCCAAACTGAGATGCGTCTTTGAGCTGCCTTCTGAAAATGATAAAGTG AATGACTTGGAGGCGACCAGAGCGGCTCCGGTGATGAACTCCGTGAAGGCTGAGCCGACGCTGGCCGCGGTGCCTGTTGCTCCCACAGTGGACGATACAGAGATGAAAAAAGTGCTGGAGAAGTGCAAGAGGTTGCAAGTTGAGATCAACAAGCTGACTGAGGAGAACCGGCAATTAAAG GAAGATGGAATTAGAATGAGAAAGATGCCCCGCTCAGACCACATGACATCAAACTCAACTAACCTCCTCGGCCGAGAAACCAGCGCCGCCTTCTTGCCCTCCCTCCTCGTCGTCATAGCAGCCATCTTCATGGGATTTTTCTTAGGGAAGTTCATCTTGTAG
- the rab31 gene encoding ras-related protein Rab-31: protein MAIRELKVCLLGDTGVGKSSIVCRFVQDHFDHNISPTIGASFLTKTVPCGNELHKFLIWDTAGQERFHSLAPMYYRGSAAAVIVYDITKLDSFQTLKKWVKELKEHGPEDIVVAIAGNKNDLGDIREVPMKEAKEFAESIAAIFIETSARNAVNVEELFQKISKQIPPLENPEVDSNESFKITRQPPPSARRCC from the exons ATGGCTATAAGGGAGCTCAAGGTTTGCCTTTTAGGG GACACTGGAGTTGGTAAATCCAGCATTGTTTGCCGATTTGTTCAGGATCATTTTGATCACAACATAAGCCCAACCATAGG AGCGTCATTCCTGACAAAGACAGTACCATGTGGTAATGAACTGCACAAATTCCTGATCTGGGATACAGCTGGGCAGGAACGG tttcactcATTAGCTCCTATGTACTACAGAGGATCAGCTGCTGCTGTCATTGTCTACGACATAACTAAACTG GACTCTTTTCAGACACTGAAGAAGTGGGTGAAGGAGCTGAAGGAACACGGTCCAGAGGACATTGTTGTAGCTATAGCTGGGAACAAGAATGACTTGGGAGACATCAG GGAAGTTCCTATGAAAGAAGCGAAGGAGTTTGCAGAATCAATAGCAGCTATTTTCATAGAGACCAGTGCCAGAAATGCTGTCAATGTGGAGGAGCTTTTTCAGAAAATCA GCAAACAGATTCCACCCTTGGAAAACCCTGAAGTGGACAGCAACGAGTCCTTTAAAATCACCCGGCAGCCACCTCCATCAGCCAGGAGGTGTTGCTAG